Proteins from a genomic interval of Acetobacterium woodii DSM 1030:
- the dnaA gene encoding chromosomal replication initiator protein DnaA → MDTSFKKIWDAALEIIKPDISPTSFNTWFLKIKPINYVNNTYYFLSENEFEKGILESRHIPLITNALAEVTGKTGQVKIVLKEEDAMIAQNADSPNVSITNVEEKISNYQNNSMNPKYTFDSFVIGENNRFAHAACVAVSEAPSERYNPLFIYGGVGLGKTHLMQAIGHYILSYAPHKKVVYVSCEKFTNDFIDAIQNKTNISFRNKYRSADILLIDDIQFLAKKEGTQEEFFHTFNTLHQENKQIVISSDRPPKEIPTLEERLRSRFESGLITDIYAPNFETRIAIIRKKAESFSDEIPNEVLSFIADSIHSNIRELEGALTTVFAYSKLHNAPINLDSAKNALKDIFRKKDDIVITSEYIKEVTAKYFNITVEDMNSKKRTRSISLPRQVAMYITREITDLSLPKIGDEFGGRDHSTVIHACQKITEEMTINTDFKNLILRIEREINGK, encoded by the coding sequence ATGGACACTTCCTTTAAAAAAATATGGGATGCCGCACTTGAAATTATTAAACCGGATATCAGTCCAACCAGTTTTAACACCTGGTTTTTAAAAATAAAACCGATAAATTACGTCAATAATACTTACTATTTTTTATCTGAGAACGAATTCGAGAAAGGAATTTTAGAAAGTCGGCATATTCCTTTAATTACCAACGCTTTAGCCGAAGTTACCGGAAAAACCGGTCAAGTTAAAATAGTTTTAAAAGAAGAAGATGCGATGATCGCTCAAAACGCCGATTCGCCCAATGTATCAATAACCAATGTCGAAGAAAAAATATCAAATTATCAAAATAACTCCATGAACCCCAAATATACATTCGACAGTTTTGTTATTGGCGAAAACAATCGTTTTGCCCATGCTGCCTGTGTCGCGGTTTCTGAAGCTCCGTCCGAACGCTATAATCCACTTTTTATTTATGGTGGCGTCGGTTTAGGAAAAACGCATTTAATGCAAGCCATCGGACATTATATTTTATCCTATGCCCCGCATAAAAAGGTCGTTTATGTTTCCTGTGAAAAATTCACCAATGATTTTATTGATGCGATCCAGAACAAAACAAATATTTCTTTTCGCAACAAATACCGCAGTGCCGATATTCTTTTAATTGATGATATTCAATTTTTAGCTAAAAAAGAAGGAACTCAGGAAGAATTTTTTCACACCTTTAATACCCTTCATCAGGAAAATAAACAGATTGTCATTAGTAGTGACCGTCCCCCTAAAGAAATCCCAACTTTAGAAGAAAGACTGCGTTCTCGTTTTGAAAGTGGCTTAATTACTGATATTTATGCCCCTAATTTCGAAACCAGAATTGCAATTATCCGAAAAAAAGCCGAATCGTTTAGTGACGAAATTCCCAACGAAGTCTTGAGTTTTATCGCTGATAGCATTCATTCAAATATTAGAGAACTTGAAGGCGCACTAACAACCGTGTTTGCTTATTCAAAACTTCATAATGCGCCAATTAATCTGGACTCAGCTAAAAATGCCCTTAAAGATATCTTCCGAAAAAAAGATGATATTGTTATCACCAGTGAATATATCAAGGAAGTCACCGCTAAATATTTTAATATTACCGTTGAAGACATGAATTCAAAAAAAAGAACCCGCTCCATTTCACTCCCCCGACAAGTGGCCATGTATATCACGCGTGAGATTACTGATTTATCACTTCCTAAAATTGGTGATGAATTTGGCGGTCGCGATCATTCTACCGTGATTCATGCTTGTCAGAAAATAACTGAAGAAATGACCATTAATACCGATTTTAAAAATTTAATCCTCAGAATTGAACGTGAAATTAACGGCAAATAA